A genome region from Pongo pygmaeus isolate AG05252 chromosome 17, NHGRI_mPonPyg2-v2.0_pri, whole genome shotgun sequence includes the following:
- the LOC129018741 gene encoding LOW QUALITY PROTEIN: protein fem-1 homolog A-like (The sequence of the model RefSeq protein was modified relative to this genomic sequence to represent the inferred CDS: inserted 3 bases in 3 codons) produces MDLRTAVYNADHDCKLQLLQKLLSGRSREEGDELTGXGAGGGTPLLIAARYGHLDVVEYLVDRCGASVEAGGSVHFDGETIEGAPPLWXAGHLDLVRSLLRRGASVNRTTARTNSTPLRAACFEGHLEVVRYLVGEHQANQEVANRHGHTCLMISCYKGHGEIARYLLEQGAQVNWRSAKGNTALHDCAESSSLEILQLLLGCKAHMKRDGYGMTRLLPASVTGHTNIVEYLTQEQPGQEQFTGGEAQPGLPQEGSSTSQGCAQPQGAPCCSFSPEALNRESYQSCCPTSREATVEALELLGSTSVDKKRDLLGALKHWRRAMELRHQRGEYLPKPEPPQLVLAYDYSREVNTTEELEALITDPDEMRMQALLIRERILSPSHPDTSYCIRYRGAVYADSGNIECYIRLWKYALDMEQSNLEPLSPMTASSSLSFAELFSYVLQDRAAKGSLGTQIGFADLMGVLTKGVREVEWALQLLREPRDSAQLNKALAIILHLLYLLEKVECTPSQEHLKHQTIYHLLKCAPRGKNGFTPRHMAVDKDNTNVGRYPVGRFPSLHVVKVLFDCGVDRDSRDFDNNTPLHIAAQNNCPAIVNALIEAGAHTDATNAFKKTAYELLAEKLLAXGTMQPFNYVTLQCLAARALDENKFPYKGFIPEDLEAFVELH; encoded by the exons ATGGACCTCCGCACCGCCGTGTACAACGCCGACCATGACTGCAAGCTGCAGCTGCTCCAGAAGCTGCTCAGCGGCCGGAGCCGGGAGGAAGGGGACGAGCTGACTG TAGGTGCCGGCGGGGGGACGCCGCTGCTCATCGCCGCCCGCTACGGCCACCTGGACGTGGTGGAGTACCTGGTGGACCGGTGCGGCGCCAGCGTGGAGGCCGGTGGCTCGGTGCACTTCGATGGCGAGACCATCGAGGGCGCGCCGCCGCTGT GCGCCGGCCACCTGGACTTGGTGCGGAGCCTGCTGCGCCGCGGGGCCTCTGTGAACCGCACCACCGCGCGCACCAACTCCACGCCCCTCCGCGCCGCCTGCTTCGAGGGCCACCTGGAGGTGGTGCGCTACCTGGTCGGCGAGCACCAGGCCAACCAGGAGGTGGCCAACCGGCACGGCCACACGTGCCTCATGATCTCATGCTACAAGGGCCATGGTGAGATCGCCCGCTACCTGCTGGAGCAGGGCGCCCAGGTGAACTGGCGCAGCGCCAAGGGCAACACGGCCCTGCACGACTGTGCCGAGTCCAGCAGCCTGGAGatcctgcagctgctgctggggtGCAAGGCCCACATGAAACGTGATGGCTACGGCATGACCCGGTTGCTCCCGGCCAGCGTGACGGGCCACACCAACATCGTGGAGTACCTCACCCAGGAGCAGCCCGGCCAGGAGCAGTTCACAGGGGGAGAGGCTCAGCCTGGGCTGCCCCAAGAAGGCTCCTCCACCAGCCAGGGGTGTGCGCAGCCTCAGGGGGCTCCGTGCTGCAGCTTCTCCCCTGAGGCACTGAACAGGGAATCTTACCAAAGCTGCTGTCCCACCAGCCGGGAAGCTACCGTGGAAGCCTTGGAATTGCTGGGATCTACCTCTGTGGATAAGAAACGAGATCTGCTTGGGGCCCTTAAACACTGGAGGCGGGCCATGGAGCTGCGTCACCAGCGGGGCGAGTACCTGCCCAAACCGGAGCCCCCACAGCTGGTCCTGGCCTATGACTATTCCAGGGAGGTCAACACCACCGAGGAGCTGGAGGCGCTGATCACCGACCCCGATGAGATGCGTATGCAGGCCCTGTTGATCCGGGAGCGCATCCTCAGTCCCTCGCACCCCGACACTTCCTATTGTATCCGTTACAGGGGCGCCGTGTACGCCGACTCGGGCAATATCGAGTGCTACATCCGCTTGTGGAAGTACGCCCTGGACATGGAACAGAGCAACCTGGAGCCTCTGAGCCCCATGACCGCCAGCAGCTCCCTCTCCTTCGCTGAACTCTTCTCCTACGTGCTGCAAGACCGGGCTGCCAAAGGCAGCCTGGGCACCCAAATCGGCTTCGCAGACCTCATGGGGGTCCTCACCAAAGGGGTGCGGGAAGTGGAATGGGCCCTGCAGCTGCTCAGGGAGCCCAGAGACTCGGCCCAGTTAAACAAGGCGCTGGCCATCATCCTCCACCTGCTCTACCTGCTGGAGAAAGTGGAGTGCACCCCCAGCCAGGAGCACCTGAAGCACCAGACCATCTACCACCTGCTCAAGTGCGCACCCAGGGGCAAGAACGGCTTCACCCCTCGGCACATGGCTGTGGACAAGGACAACACAAACGTGGGCCGCTACCCCGTGGGCAGATTCCCCTCCTTGCACGTGGTCAAAGTGCTGTTCGACTGCGGGGTGGACCGGGACAGCAGGGATTTTGACAACAACACCCCGCTACACATAGCAGCCCAGAACAACTGCCCGGCCATCGTGAATGCCCTGATTGAAGCAGGGGCCCACACGGATGCCACCAACGCCTTCAAGAAGACGGCCTACGAGTTGCTGGCAGAGAAGCTGCTGG AGGGTACCATGCAGCCCTTCAACTACGTGACCCTGCAGTGCCTTGCGGCCCGGGCCCTGGATGAGAACAAGTTCCCTTACAAGGGCTTCATCCCGGAAGATCTGGAGGCATTCGTCGAACTGCACTGA